The genomic DNA AAGAAGACAGCCGCTCAGGTGAACTGTGAGCAAAATCGGCTCCCTCCCCACCGGGCGGCTGCAATGATAGACGCCTGCGATGAATTGCTCGCCGGGCGGTATCTGGATATGTTCACAGTCGATGCCCTGCAAGGCGGTGCAGGCACCAGCACCAATATGAACGTCAACGAGGTCATTGCTAATTTGGCGATTATGCGGCTTGGTGGAAAACCCGGACAGTATGAGCTAGTACATCCGCTAGACGATGTGAACTGCTGTCAGTCCACGAACGATGTATATCCAACAGCATTACGAATTGCAGCCATTCGGTTGCTTCGTCCTTTATGTGACGCGATGGCTTCGTTACAAGAGTCTTTACAGCACAAAGAAACGGAATATTCGGATCTGCTCAAGCTAGGTCGCACACAGCTAATGGATGCCCTACCCATGATGGCCGGGCAAGGCTTTGGTGCTTACGCAAAGGCCGTGGCACGTGACCGCTGGAGGCTTTACAAAGCCGAGGAACGGCTGCGGGAAATCCCTATTGGCGGTACAGCGATTGGCACAGGCATGAATGCGACTCGTGCTTACAGCTATCGGATGGTTGAGAAGCTGGCGCACGAGACTGGCTTTGGGCTATGCCGAAGTGACCACCCGATGGACCTAATTCAGAATATGGATGTCTTTGTGGAGGTATCCAGTCTGCTCAAAGCCGCCGCTGTAAACCTTTTCAAAATATCGGGCGATTTTCGCCTACTGGCCTCCGGTCCTCTCGGCGGTATTGGTGAGTTCACTCTGCCTCCAGTTCAGGCCGGATCATCCATTATGCCAGGCAAGGTTAACCCGGTGATGGCTGAACTGGCCGGACTAACGGCGTTGCGCGTGATAGCCGAAGATGCAGCGATTACGATGGCGGCTGCCTCCGGGCAGCTAGAGCTGAACGCGTTCCTGCCGCTGATTGCCGAATCGCTGCTGGAATCGCTACATATTCTGGACGACGCAGTTCGGCTGTTCGATGAACGATGTGTACGCGGTCTGATCGTATGCGAGGACCATTGTTCAGTTAATCTGCGTAACTCCGCTGTGATGGCTTCTGCGCTGGTCGCGGAGCTTGGCTATGATGAAGCTGCCTCCATTGCTTCAGTGGCCATTGCCCAGGGCCGCACACCGGAGGATATTACCGAAGAACGCGGTCTGCTGACACGCTCGCGCATTGAGCATTTGTGCCATCCCTATGCAGTAACCAAGCCCGGTATTCCGGGGCAGGAAGAAGGAATTCATGATGGGAATGAATGATACCCCCCGTAGCAATCGACCGCACATCACCCTGCTCGGTCGCCGCAATGCTGGCAAATCCAGCATTCTGAACACCCTGACCGGCCAGCCAGCTGCCGTGGTATCTCCCGTAGGAGGAACGACCACGGACCCGGTTTTCAAGCCGATGGAGCTGCTCCCTGTTGGCCCCATTGTTCTGGTGGATACCGCCGGACTGGACGACGAGGGTGAGATTGGAGCACTGCGCCGCAACAAAACACTGGAAATACTAAATAGCACGGATCTGGCACTGCTAATCATCGACGCTACTGTTGGGATCAGCGCATTTGAGCACGGCTTACTCGAAAGGCTGCGCACCAAGAAAATTCCCGTCATTGGTGTATTAAATAAAACGGATATACTTGCAGAGACAGAGAAAATAACCGCAACGCTAGGGGCTGAACTGGATTTATCCCTGATTCCTTTCAGTGCCTCTAAGCTATGGGGAGACGCGGAACTGAAAAAGGCCATCGTGGATGCCATTCCGCAAAATGAGGATCGTTTCCGCATCGTCGGTGACCTGCTGTCGCCCGGCGATTTTGTCGTGCTTGTCGTTCCAATCGATAAAGCTGCGCCAAAGGGCCGACTGATTCTGCCACAGCAGCAGACGATCCGCGATACGTTAGAGAGCGATGCCATCGCCGTAGTGACCAAAGAGCATGAGCTACGGCTGACGTTGGAGCGCCTGGGACGCAAGCCCCGCTTGGTCATTACCGATTCACAGGCTTTTATGAAGGTAGCCGCAGATACTCCCAAGGATGTGCCCCTGACCTCCTTTTCCATCCTGTTCGCCCGTCATAAAGGTGACCTTGACGAACTCGTACGAGGTGCAAGAGCCATTGACCGTCTCAAGGATGGCGACCGCGTACTCATTGCAGAAGCCTGCACGCATCAATGTCAGTCTGACGATATCGGTCGTGTGAAAATCCCCCGTTGGCTCCGTCAAACGATAGGCAAACGTCTCATCATCGAGCACGCATCCGGTTCCAGCTTTCCTACCGATCTAAGCGAATATGCGCTGGTTATTCACTGCGGGGCCTGCATGCTCAATCGACGTACCATGCTTCACCGAATGGCAGAAACGGAAGCCGCCGGTGTACCCATAGTGAACTATGGAATTTTCATCGCCTATGTTCAGGGAGTCTTCCCCCGTGCCATCGAATGCTTTCCATCCGCTATGCTGGCATGGGAGCAAGCCGTTGGAGCTGGCAGCCATTCCTGAATGAGACGAATCATTGAAGCAACAAATTCCGCCCCATACACGCAAAAGCAGCCGCGTTGACTCTCACGCGGCTGCTTTTTATTTGCCCAATTCCAAAGAGAAGGTCGATATTCTAAAAATACAAATCCCGCTCGCCCGCCTCCAAGCGTTCCAGCTTGCCCAGTGTCAAACGACGTGCAGATTCGCGCGGGATACGCTCCAAATTATCACGCAGGGCGGCAGCCCCCAGCTCACGTGCCTCTTCATCCCCATAGTCCAGCAGATATTCTTGAAAGGTCAGCAGCGAATTGGGCTGGCATACATTATGAATCTGTCCTGATTTGGCAAGCTCCATAAACCGATCCCCCGTACGTCCTTCACGGTAGCAAGCTGTACAGTAGCTGGGCATGTAGCCGCCACGGCACAGACTTTTGATGATTTCCATCGGCGAGCGATGATCCCCAACCTCGAACTGTGGCTTATCATTCGTCTCTTGTCTCGCATATGCCCCTACTCCGGTAGCAGAACCTGCACTGATTTGCGATACACCCAAACCAATGACACGGTCCCTGAATTCCGACTCCTCACGCGTAGACAGGATCATCCCCGCATAAGGTACAGCCAGCCGAAGAACCGCTACAATTTTCATGAAATCCTCGTCGCTCACCAAATACGGATAGCGCTCCGGGTCCACATTTTCAGCTGGACGAAGCCGGGGAACAGAAACGGTGTGAGGACCGCAGCCAAACACTTCCTCCAGATGCTCAGCATGCTTAAGCATGGCTATAGTCTCATAACGGAAATCGTATAAACCATACAACACACCGATACCCACATCGTCTATCCCTGCTCGCATAGCGCGGTCCATGGCAGTCGTGTGCCAGTCATAATTTCGTTTTGGCCCTTGAAGATGATATTTGCGGTAGCTTTCACGATGATACGTTTCCTGGAACAAAATATACGTACCGATCCCAACCTCCACCAGCTTCCGATAATCCTCCTCCGTCGTTGCAGCAATATTGACATTAACCCGCCGGATACTTCCATTGTCTACCTTTACATCGTAAATTTGATGTAAACAATCGACGATATAATCAATAGAACAATGGAGCGGGTCTTCCCCCGCTTCCAACGCGAGTCGCTTATGCCCCATTTGCTGAAGCACTCTGACCTCCTCGACCAGTTCCTCCGGTGTCAAACGGCTGCGGGTAAAGCTGTCATTGGTATGCTTATAGCCACAGTATTCGCAGTTATTGACACAGTGATTGCTCACATATAGGGGAGCAAACAGCACAATCCGATTGCCGTAAATCTGCTCTTTCACCGCCCGTGAGGATCTAAACATTTCCTCCAGCAGTTCAGGATCATCCACATGCAAAAGAGCCGCCGCTTCAGTCGCACTCAACCCCCGGCAAGCTCTTCCCTTCTCCAAAATGTCTAAAATACGGTTGCGATCCGTTGCTTCCTGCTTTCCCTGCTCCACCGCTGCCATAATCTCTGCCTCATTGATGAAATCCGCCGATACTTTCTCCCGTACTTCACTCACGTAGATCCATCTCCCTTATTATGGTGAGGATTTCGCAAAATCCTTATGGTTAACTACTGTTTCTTTTATTGACTCATGAGCTGTCGTTGTACCCTCAGACTATCGCCACGCCCCATATCGACTTCAAACCCCGCTCCACGGATGCGCAGCTCCAGGCAATGTCGACATTGGGCAGATTCATCACCCAAGCATATTTTATTTTCATAAATAGCATACTTCGGCCTCACCCCGAGTGGTGATAAATTAGGCATAACTACATTCGCTCCCGCCTGTAGCGCCTTCTCCCGACCTTGGGGATGAATCGTTCCCATCGCTGTCGATGCTGGAATAAGCGCATCTGGAACGACTAACCGGGACAACGAAACAATATCCAGCGCCTTTTCCATGCTTCCCTGACTGGCATCCCGGAGCGGCGTGTTGCTATGCGGTAAAAACGGGCCAATCCCGATCATATCAGGCGATAGACTGTGTAGATAGACCAAATCGTCTGCCAAATCACTGTTCGTTTGTCCTGGTAAACCAACCATACATCCAGCCCCGATCTGAAATCCGATTCGCTGCAAGGCCAGCAGACGACTCCTCCTGCTTTCTATCGTCATCGTCGGATGTAGCTTAGCGTACAAACGTGGTGAAGCCGTCTCATGCCGCAGCAAAAAGCGGTCCGCCCCCGCCTCGTATAATAGCGCATAGGTTTCATCATCCCGCTCACCAATGGACAGTGTAACGGCCACATCGGTAAAACGCCTTTTGATCTCCCGAATCAGTTTCTCCAGCCGGGCTGCTGTGAACCAGTAATCTTCGCCACTTTGCAGGACAAAGGTCCGATATCCCAGCTCATACCCCTCCGCGCAACAGGACAAAATTTCTTCCGGTCGTAAACGATAGCGATCCGCCTGTTTATTCGAGGCCCGTAGCCCGCAATACATGCAGTCCTGACGACATATGCTGGAGAACTCAATTAATCCACGTAAAAAAACACCTTTACCGTAACGCTCCATTTTGATGCGAGCTGCCAATTTTCGTAACTGCGCCCGCACCGTTGGCTCTTCCTCCAGACGTGCCAACAGCTCCATCATTTCCGTATGCGTCCATTCCTTGCCGTCAGCCAGACGCAGTAATAATTCGTCCGTGACTCATCCCTTCTTCCCTCGTCCATCTGGACTCCACGTCGTCAGCAGCTTGTACCGTACATGTATTATTCTAGCAACATCAGAGGGAATAGAACGTGACTAGCTTCACAAAAAATCCCATTTTCTGAATATAAGCTCCAACTTCTGCCGCAAAAAATACATATTTACCGCAACAAAAAAAGCTGTTTTTCCTTTAATGGAAGAAACAGCTTCTGATCAAGCTTATTATTGAATTAAATCAACCGCCTGCTGCGGTACAAAATAATCTACGCCGTTATAAACGACAACACCGTTCATTGCTGAATTTTCACCATTCAGCATGACGATATTTTTGTATACCATGACCACCTGTATTCCAGCCAATATTTGCGCGTTTGCTAATGATCGGTCCGACTGCATAGTTCATGCTGCCTTCTTTGGCATCTTTGATCGTTTTTTCTTCCTCATCCGGTCTAACTATATTAAAGATGCTCTCTGAAGTATTGGTCTCACTCTAATTGCCCCTGAATTACCGATACAATACTTTCACGCAGTGCTTTGGCGTTTTGTGACTTATATGGATCAGCATTAAAAAGGATTGCATCTGCTGTGTAGTTTTCTTTTATACGTCCCAATCTGTCCCCATATCCCAAAATTTCAGCGGCGAACTCCGTGGCAGCCTGCCAAGCCTCTTTTCGAGTTAATCCACAGTCTATGAGTATGTCTAATTCCTCAAGGTTGCGTCCATGTAACGAAGGTGTGACAAAATCTGTACCGAACGCAATTCGTACGCCTGCTCTTTTGGCATAGTTAACGGCTTTAGGGTGGGCTTCGGCGGCACGGGCGGCGCGATCACAAATTTCCCTGTCGAGTGAAAGAACTCCAGACGGGTCTGCAGCAATACGATAGATGGAAGCAGTAGGCACAAAGACTGTCCTGGATTGCGCAAGCTGGTTGGCTTGATCCTCGGTCAAATACATTCCATGCTCTATTGATTCCACGCCAGCGTCAATAGACCAGTCCACAGTAGGTCCGCCCCAGGTATGAACCATGACTTTAATGTTGCGTGCATGGGCGCTACGCACAATAAAAGAGAATTCTTCCTCAGAAAAAATCGGGTTCAGCACTGTATCTGGTGACGATCCTAGTCCCCCTGTTGCAAGAATTTTAATCCAGCTTGCCCCGGAATCAATAATTTCTGTTACCCGCCGTTCCAAATGCTTAAGACCCCGTGCATCTCCGGCTCCAAGCATATCACCACAGGTGTAAACTCTTAAAGGCTGGCTATAATGCTGACCTATATGCTTCACCGTACTTGGCAAAAGCCCCCCTGCATCACGCACTGAAGTCACTCCAGCCTGGAAGGTGGCCTCAAAGGCTTGCGCCTGCATCACTTCGATCTCCAGTTTATCCCGCTTCTCCTGGTCAGCATGATCAAAATCCGTCCATGCCAAATGCGTATGAAGGTCAATTACGCCGGGGCTAATCCATAAGTCGCCATCTGGGCTATTTTGTTGGGCGTATGGAGATACGGACTCTGCAATGGACGAAAAACGACCATTAGTGATTGTTATATCGAATCGTTTCCCAACAATCCCCGCCACAAATATATTTTTGTAGGTTAACTCTTTTTGAATGTTATTTCCCAACTTTATTCCCCCAGATTGACCTTTGGGCCGCCAGCGCATGATCAGGATCTTGATGCATAAGCTCTGCAAGCGTCAGGATGGCTTCTTCGACGCTTTGCTGATTTGCCTTCGCCCCAAAATGGTTAATTCGTAAGAGTTTGTGATGCAATTCCCCATCTCCGGGTGCGACAATGCCCAGGGGCTGTTCGATATTGAGATTTCCGCCTTGAGGAATCCGAACCGTTGTAGTCAACGTTGAGTAGCTGTCTTTGTTACGCTGCCACGGTTCAAGGCCCAAGGCCGTAATGCCAGCAATTGCAGCGGATGTAGTTAAACGATGGCGGCGATTGACCGCTTCCAGACCTTCTTCTTCAATAAGCTTTAAGGCCTCAATAAGCGCCCGGGCTTCCAAGACAGGGATGTTGGGAGAAACCCGAAAGGGAGTCGCACTATCATGAGAACGCTTTAGGTCAAGCAAAGACAGAATGGAATTGCGCGGCGCATTTTTGTTGGAGGCCAGAAACTCCCAGCCACGTGAAGAAATCCCCACAGCGCTGATCCCGTTAGGGCCGGCTAATGCTTTTTGCGCACCCACAGCTACAAAATCAATTCCCCACTCGTCCATCAGCACCGGTTCTCCCCCGATTGCTGAAACCGCATCTATCACGGTTATAATATTTGACCGACGCGCAAGCTCCAAAATTTCCTTTGTTGGATTGGAGCCTCCTGTGACCACTTCCGCCTGCACGAAAGAAAGTGCACATGGGTTATATCGCTCAATCGCTGCGGCGACTTCATCTACAGTTACCACTTCATCAAAAGATGTTTTGAGCTCGATGACCTCTGCTCCACCACGCGCAAGCCAGTTACCAAAAATCGTTCCATAGGGACCTGTCACAATGTTTAGAATTGTACGGTCAGGCGCGGCTATGCCTGCTGCTATGGCCTCGATTCCCAGGATCGCCTCGCCCGGTATGATGACTGGTGATTCTTGAGTGGACAGGAGTTTGGAGAGCAAGTTAGTTAGCGTATCAAACTCCGATATTGTAAGAGGTACAAATCCTTTATTATTTTGACTCATAAATACCTCCTGCAGAATGGGATATTGGCATCTTGGGTACAGCAGACAAAAGCTCACGGCTATAAGCCGTTTCAGGACGAGAAAAGAATTTCTCCTTGGGGTTGATCTCAACCAGCTTCCCCTGCCGCATTACAGCAACAATATCGCTTATGGCATTTATAACTCCCAGGTCATGAGAGATAAAAAGCATCGTAAGATTAAGCTCCGATTTGAGTGTGCTCAACAGTTCAAGCATACTCCGTTGTACCGATACATCCAGTGCGCTCGTTGGTTCATCTGCGATAAGTATGCTTGGCTCAACACTTAATGCGCGGGCAATCGCTATCCGCTGACGCTGACCGCCGGAAAATTCGTGAGGGAATCTGCCAAGGGCGCTTTCATCGATATGAACACGTGCAAGCAGTTCCCTACATCTCTTGTCCACTTGAGTGCGGTCAACAATCTTGTGAAAAAGCAAGGCTTCGGCAAGGATTTGCCTGATCGTATGCTTTGGATTAAGCGAGGAATCCGGGTTTTGGAAAACCATTTGTATTCTTTTATGCTGCTCCCGGCTCCGTCGCTTGCCCAGTACCTGAGAACCCAGCATGATCTGGCCCTCATCCGGGGCGATCAGCCCGGCTATTACCCGCGCGAGGGTAGACTTTCCTGAACCCGATTCTCCCACAAGACCAAGCGTGGTACGCTCCTGCAGCTCCAGGCTTACTTGATCAAGCGCGGTGAACTTACCATAAGCAACCGTTATATTTTCTATCCGCAAGGCTGTTTTCATCAATCGGCGCTCCTTTCAAGATCCGGGAGAGGAAGCACTGAGCTTATCAGCATCTGCGTATACCGATTTTGCGGGTTTTGTAAAAGGGGCAAAGTGTCTCCCCGCTCTATGATTCTTCCCTCTTTCATAACGCAAAGCTTTGAGCACATCGAAGCAGCTACGGCAAGATTGTGCGTAACAAACACCATGGCAAAACCCAACTCCTTTTGAAGACGTGAAATAACGTCAAGGATTTGCCGTTGAACCGTGACATCAAGCGCCGTTGTTGGCTCATCACACAGAAGGATGCGCGGCTTGCACGCCAAAGCCATCGCAATAACAATACGTTGACACTGGCCGCCTGAAAGCTGGCGGGGGTAACGGTCAGTATGCTTTAAGGAATCGGGAAGACCGAGCATTTCAAGCAGTTCCAAAGCTATTGTACGCGCGACCTTCCGGCTCACCTTCTGCCTGTAGTACACAACCTCGGCAAGCTGCCGGACCACCGGGCAGAGAGGGTCAAGTGCCCTTATCGGGTCTTGAAAAATCATTGCGCATCTGCCATTGCTCCTAATATTCCCGCCAACCTGTTCAATACCAGAGGGAAGCAGCCCTATGATGGAGCGCAGGGTGAGCGATTTTCCAGATCCGGATTCCCCCACAAGTCCTATGCTTTCGCCCGCTTCGACTTTAAGACTCACATCGGTGACCAATTTATGATTCGATCGCGTCGCCAGCGACAAATTTTCCACTTCTAAAATTGGATTCATAGCATTCATTTTCTTCTCCATATATCTGCTAGCCCATCGCCCACAAGGGATAAGGCTATCCCCGTATATACCACCGCAAAGCCCGGGATGGCTGAAAGCCACCACTTTGTAGATATAAAGGGCTGCCCATCAGAAATCATCGTTCCCCAATCCGGAGTTGGCGGCGCAATACCGATACCAAGATAGCCTAGCGTAACAATGGCCACCAGCAGAACAGCCATATCCGTCATAAGCACTACCACTGCTTGCGGTAGCACATTCGGCAGAAGATGGCGCAGTATGATTTTAATATTCGGGATTCCCAGTGTCTTGGCAGCGGCTATCCATTCCTGCTTGCGAAAGGATGCGCTAAGACCCTTGACCACACGAGCGTATACGATCCAGCCAACGAGAGCAAACGTAATATATATCCCCTGTTCACCTGTACCGCTTGCAAACGCCACTATAATGACAATCAAATAAAAAGGGAACGCAATCAACGTATCGGTCAAAAGCGTGATAACCGTGTCTACCCATTTACCATAATACCCGGCAAGCATTCCCAGAAACACCCCCATACAAAAAGGAATGATCTCCGCCAGCACCATAATCTTCAAATCAGTCCGTGCGGCATAGATCAGCCGTGTAAATAGATCACGCCCCAGTTGATCGGTTCCCAGCCAGTGTTCGAAGGACGGAGGTTGTAAAGTTGCCGAAATATTTGGATCAGAAGGCTGGTAGGGACTAATAACCGGTGCCAACACTGCAATGCCTATGAGTAACGCAAACATAATACTGCCCCATAGAAGAGATGGAGTATTTAGTATTTTTCCCCAAGAGCGGTTGCTATGACCCGCCTTCTGAATCTGAAGATCTAATTGCGTGCGTTTCATTGTTCTCCTTTCGTCCTGGGATCAAGATACCCAGAAGCAACCTCAATCACGAAGCCGATGATGACCACAGATAGCGCACAATAAAGAGCAATCCCCTGTATAACAGGAAAATCCCGGTTTGAAATGGCTGAAAATAACAGGCTTCCGATCCCCTTGAGACCAAAAACCTGTTCAATTACCAACGTGCCGCCCATCAGGTAGGCAATGTTTACGCCAAGCAGCATAAGAGCAGGAAGAGCGGAATTGCGCAGGACATGCTTTACCAGTATAACCCTGCCGGGGATTCCCGCTGCCTTCAAGGTCACAACAAAATCAGATTCCAGCACTTCCAGCATCTGCGCTCTTAAAGAACGAACGAGCGAGGGAATTTGCGACAATCCGACAGTTATCGCAGGAAGGGCGAGACTGTACAAGATTCCAAGCCAGCCCTCGCCGACTCCCCCAACGGGAAACCAGTGAAGCCGAACGCTAAATACCAGAATCAGTAGCAGTCCAACCCAAAAAATCGGCATACCGAGCGTTACAGCAGGCAGGATGCGTATCATATGATCAAGCAGTCCGTCTTTATGTGTTGCCGCAAGGGTGGCCAGTACCAGCGAAACGATGATGGCAAAAAGACAGGTCATTGCAACGAGCAGCAGCGTCACGGGAGCGCGCTCTGCAATCAATTCTCTTGAAGAAGTCCCAAAAACAATCGAAACGCCAGTATCACCTTGTGTAAAGAAATTGTGTACAAAGCCTATAAACTGCTCCCAAAGAGAACGATCCAGCCCCAACCTGTGACGCATGCTCTCAATAGCCTCAGCTGTGGCGTATTCACCCAGAATCATTTTGGCGGGGTCTCCCGGTACCAGCCTTATGATGAAGAAGACTGCCACCACCACACAAATGACTACGGATGCCGCTCTTATCATAGCGCGCACGAGCCATTTGTGTGGGGAAGTAAGATTTGCAGATAATCCGGCAGACTTTTTAAATAAATGGGCCGTCAAGGATCTAATTACCTTTCACACGTACATCTTCAAAACGAACGCTGTTATTGGGAAGCACGACCAGGCCATCAATGGAAGAACGAACACCTTTCAGAATATCCGGATAATAAAGCGGGATATAAGGCACCTCATCTGCAAGGATTTGTTGAAGCTTGCCGTAAATTCCCGCACGTTCTTCCCCATCAGGTGTTTTTTGCCCCTCGTGCAGGAGCTTGGTAACTTCATTGTTCGTGTAATGAGTCCAGTACGACTTGCTAAAGCCTTCCGGGTCTGTCTGGAAAGCGAGGATTGAGTTGGCTTCTGGAGAATCCGCTTGTCCGCTGTTGATCATTGCCGAAAAGTCATAGGCAAAGAAACGCTCGCGGAATGAGGCCAGCTCAACAGATTCAATTTGAATATCAATGCCGATTGTTTTGGCGGCCGCCTGAATAATCTGTGCCTCCTGAGTTCTTGAGTTGTTTCCAGAGGCAATGAGCAATTTTGTAGAAAACCCGTTAGGGAACTTTGATTTTGCAAGCTCTGCTTTGGCAGCATTCGTATCAAAGCCGAGCGCTTTAATCGTATCATTCGTGTTGTATGGAATGGCTGGCGGCAAAAGCGAATTGGCTGACTTTGCGAAACCAAAGGTAACCGCATTGGTCAATCCATTACGGTCAAGCGCCAACGCCAGCGCACGGCGAACGTGCACATCCGAAAAATGCTTGTCCAGGGTATTGAAGAACAATTGCTCTGTCACCCAGCTTCCATTGGTCGCCACCTTGGTGTCCGTACCTTGTTTTAATTCATTTACATTTTCAAGAGCTACAGACTCAATAGCATCAATCGCGCCAGCCTTCAACTGGTTAATCGCTTGGCTGTCATCTTCAATGAGCTTGTAGACAAGTTCATTGATGTAGGGCTTGCCTTTCTGCCAATAGTATTTATTTTTGCTGAAAGTAAGATCACCGGCAGAATCCCATTTCTTAACGACAAAGGGACCAGTACCGACCGGATTCTTGAAGAATTCTTTTTCCGAGACACCGCCGAAATCCTTTGGAAGAATACCATTGGAAAAGTTTGATAGTTCAGAAATAAACGGCGTATACGGCGTTTTAAGCTTAATTATGAGTGTTTTTTCATCTTTAGCCGAGAGCGAAGCCACCTGTGCCGCTATTGCAAGAGGACCTCCTACATTCAAATGACGCTGAATTGAAAAAACCGCATCCTTGGCAGTAACTCCGGTTCCGTTTGAAAATTTCAAGCCATCGCGTAAAACAAAAGTATAGGTTAAACCATCTGTGCTTATACTGTGCGACTCTGCAAGCCAATCCACAATCTTTCCATCACTGTTAAAGGCGACCAGCGGCTCAAATACTTTGTCGATAGCAAAAGCATTATTGGATGTAATCTGATTATGCAGATCAAACGAGGTTACGGAAGCCGGGCGGCCATATGTAAAGGTTCCCCCTTCCACGGGTTGATCATCGGTTTTGCTTGGGTTAGGAGTAGCATTTGTATTTTGACCTGTATCATTTTTGGAGCCGGAGCATCCTGCCACGAGAACCAATAAAAGCAATACTAAAGATCCAACCCAAAACGGCTTCCTAAAAGATACAATAAGTTTGGACATCCCATTTTCCCCTTTTCTCCAATAAAACATATTGTCTTAATATGAATAGTATTATGGGTGAACCCATTTGACATGTCAAACAGAATTAAATACCATAATTTAAAAAATTAAAGATAAAAGTAAGCATAGGGATTTTCCAGCCTGTGAACACATGGAGTTCATCGGGATTGGGATTTTGATTAAAATATTGTATAATCAATCTATGATGTAATAGGTAAATCTTATAAGCCGACAACCATTATAAAAGTGTATAAAAGGGGTCTAAAACTCGATGGAATTCAGACAGCTTCAATACACCCTGCAAATTGCAGCGGAAAAAAACTTCTCACGCGCAGCGGAAAAATTGCACATTGCCCAACCTTCCCTGAGTCAGCAATTGTCCAAACTGGAAAAAGAGCTTGGGGTGCTGTTATTTCAACGCAATACAAGTACGGTGGAATTAACGCATGCAGGAGCAAGCTTTGTGGAACAAGCGAAAAAGATCGTCGACGCCGTCGAGCAACTCCGACAGGAAATGGACGATATTTCTCAGTTGCGCAAAGGGAAGGTCGTCGTCGGCAGCATGCCTATCACGGGTTCCCATTTGCTGCCGCATGTGCTGCCTGTGTTTAAGAAGGCGCACCCGGACATTGAAATTGTTTTGGTTGAGGATTCATCCATGAATCTGGAGAAAAAAACAGCCAGCGGCGATACAGATCTCAGCCTGCTTTCTCTCCCATTAGTAGAACCGACACTTTCCTATGTGCCTATCGGTGAAGAATGGATTGATCTCGCTGTTCCCCCGGGTCACCCGCTGACTCTGCGCAAAAACGGCGACCAGCCGCAACCT from Paenibacillus sp. FSL R10-2782 includes the following:
- the hydE gene encoding [FeFe] hydrogenase H-cluster radical SAM maturase HydE; translated protein: MADGKEWTHTEMMELLARLEEEPTVRAQLRKLAARIKMERYGKGVFLRGLIEFSSICRQDCMYCGLRASNKQADRYRLRPEEILSCCAEGYELGYRTFVLQSGEDYWFTAARLEKLIREIKRRFTDVAVTLSIGERDDETYALLYEAGADRFLLRHETASPRLYAKLHPTMTIESRRSRLLALQRIGFQIGAGCMVGLPGQTNSDLADDLVYLHSLSPDMIGIGPFLPHSNTPLRDASQGSMEKALDIVSLSRLVVPDALIPASTAMGTIHPQGREKALQAGANVVMPNLSPLGVRPKYAIYENKICLGDESAQCRHCLELRIRGAGFEVDMGRGDSLRVQRQLMSQ
- the hydG gene encoding [FeFe] hydrogenase H-cluster radical SAM maturase HydG; translation: MSEVREKVSADFINEAEIMAAVEQGKQEATDRNRILDILEKGRACRGLSATEAAALLHVDDPELLEEMFRSSRAVKEQIYGNRIVLFAPLYVSNHCVNNCEYCGYKHTNDSFTRSRLTPEELVEEVRVLQQMGHKRLALEAGEDPLHCSIDYIVDCLHQIYDVKVDNGSIRRVNVNIAATTEEDYRKLVEVGIGTYILFQETYHRESYRKYHLQGPKRNYDWHTTAMDRAMRAGIDDVGIGVLYGLYDFRYETIAMLKHAEHLEEVFGCGPHTVSVPRLRPAENVDPERYPYLVSDEDFMKIVAVLRLAVPYAGMILSTREESEFRDRVIGLGVSQISAGSATGVGAYARQETNDKPQFEVGDHRSPMEIIKSLCRGGYMPSYCTACYREGRTGDRFMELAKSGQIHNVCQPNSLLTFQEYLLDYGDEEARELGAAALRDNLERIPRESARRLTLGKLERLEAGERDLYF
- a CDS encoding amidohydrolase family protein, which gives rise to MGNNIQKELTYKNIFVAGIVGKRFDITITNGRFSSIAESVSPYAQQNSPDGDLWISPGVIDLHTHLAWTDFDHADQEKRDKLEIEVMQAQAFEATFQAGVTSVRDAGGLLPSTVKHIGQHYSQPLRVYTCGDMLGAGDARGLKHLERRVTEIIDSGASWIKILATGGLGSSPDTVLNPIFSEEEFSFIVRSAHARNIKVMVHTWGGPTVDWSIDAGVESIEHGMYLTEDQANQLAQSRTVFVPTASIYRIAADPSGVLSLDREICDRAARAAEAHPKAVNYAKRAGVRIAFGTDFVTPSLHGRNLEELDILIDCGLTRKEAWQAATEFAAEILGYGDRLGRIKENYTADAILFNADPYKSQNAKALRESIVSVIQGQLE
- a CDS encoding aspartate ammonia-lyase, yielding MTEAFPLQKDTRTEQDALGEMEIPANACYGIHTARAMNNFAVSGRPVNRKLIHAFVLVKKTAAQVNCEQNRLPPHRAAAMIDACDELLAGRYLDMFTVDALQGGAGTSTNMNVNEVIANLAIMRLGGKPGQYELVHPLDDVNCCQSTNDVYPTALRIAAIRLLRPLCDAMASLQESLQHKETEYSDLLKLGRTQLMDALPMMAGQGFGAYAKAVARDRWRLYKAEERLREIPIGGTAIGTGMNATRAYSYRMVEKLAHETGFGLCRSDHPMDLIQNMDVFVEVSSLLKAAAVNLFKISGDFRLLASGPLGGIGEFTLPPVQAGSSIMPGKVNPVMAELAGLTALRVIAEDAAITMAAASGQLELNAFLPLIAESLLESLHILDDAVRLFDERCVRGLIVCEDHCSVNLRNSAVMASALVAELGYDEAASIASVAIAQGRTPEDITEERGLLTRSRIEHLCHPYAVTKPGIPGQEEGIHDGNE
- the hydF gene encoding [FeFe] hydrogenase H-cluster maturation GTPase HydF, with amino-acid sequence MGMNDTPRSNRPHITLLGRRNAGKSSILNTLTGQPAAVVSPVGGTTTDPVFKPMELLPVGPIVLVDTAGLDDEGEIGALRRNKTLEILNSTDLALLIIDATVGISAFEHGLLERLRTKKIPVIGVLNKTDILAETEKITATLGAELDLSLIPFSASKLWGDAELKKAIVDAIPQNEDRFRIVGDLLSPGDFVVLVVPIDKAAPKGRLILPQQQTIRDTLESDAIAVVTKEHELRLTLERLGRKPRLVITDSQAFMKVAADTPKDVPLTSFSILFARHKGDLDELVRGARAIDRLKDGDRVLIAEACTHQCQSDDIGRVKIPRWLRQTIGKRLIIEHASGSSFPTDLSEYALVIHCGACMLNRRTMLHRMAETEAAGVPIVNYGIFIAYVQGVFPRAIECFPSAMLAWEQAVGAGSHS